In one window of Xiphophorus hellerii strain 12219 chromosome 23, Xiphophorus_hellerii-4.1, whole genome shotgun sequence DNA:
- the matr3l1.2 gene encoding matrin 3-like 1.2 isoform X3, which translates to MEDRCGSCGSDRPAEGATPPLLPATPPGILPGARPDWITPVIQERECRFLRWNQSRTVWYPDWEPGRRDGPNLSAGLLGPPPMSSGPLGGMSSGWGGRGRSELPMGQNTLRSRVVVVKYDRKPLSNKTLFAFTETFGRLREHLILSNKAFLEMESHEAAANMVAFYKQHPTKLYGKPVTFYLSQRLMVIEKSHRGADPAADRPSRDVVGHGSKVVFFANLPKDDEQKKELLTIARRFGTVDKHLFLTDQAFVQLGTMEDAEMLVKYYSMNPLIIKGRLIRLNICTKYKTLNVSHRQEEKDAPSRRISRSDASRTSRETSSRSREEKKKKDDKEKSAAAESKEEDPAEKKRGEEEEGAGGVSDQEEADRVEPEKEEQEERHQEEDSSDDDITEGGAKKYAGVSAEDPETKEEESAEVPDDGEEVSRFDQSFLENMEDFVTLDELDEDDGDEGDDGIDNTRKGGMRVVNILGFRRGYNYRNEMLALAKPFGKVVKHLVLDLRPEAYIQFETEAEAVNMAKFYNGNVTATVCGRPVRITHSLSYPTIQCGSGRVVYIGQIPNIRFSDEEILTLAEPYGKIRKYFLHRIKRECFIEMEKPEAAEKMAEACKGKQLKFHGKRLTVYVSRKYKQLKHGHQYPAPSKRDKSPERSGRGAEEPPAKKQKQEEEEDREEEEEEEEEKEAKAGETEEEEEEEQEAGPSCDITEGAAVEKDSAEKLPESSDDTKPEEEMETSTNQNGQTEAPPPAEPGVAALPPYDPDTPMGVEHVKMGYYCRLCFLFYSNEEKAKKAHCSSQAHYDKLQKHLEKERAKAQKKKLKKTAA; encoded by the exons ATGGAAGACAGATGCGGATCCTGTGGCAGTGACCGACCTGCAGAGGGCGCAACTCCACCGCTGCTGCCAGCGACGCCTCCAGGGATCCTGCCCGGCGCTCGGCCCGACTGGATCACTCCGGTGATCCAGGAGAGAGAATGTCGGTTTCTCAGATGGAACCAAAGTAGAACCGTTTG GTATCCAGACTGGGAGCCTGGCAGGAG GGACGGCCCCAACCTGTCTGCGGGCCTGCTGGGACCGCCGCCCATGTCCTCCGGACCGCTAGGCGGGATGTCCTCCGGCTGGG GAGGCCGTGGCCGCTCCGAACTCCCCATGGGCCAGAACACG CTCCGCAGCAGGGTGGTGGTGGTGAAGTATGACAGGAAGCCTCTGAGCAACAAGACGCTGTTCGCCTTCACCGAGACGTTCGGCCGCCTGCGGGAGCACCTCATCCTGTCCAACAAG GCCTTCCTGGAGATGGAGAGCCACGAAGCGGCGGCCAACATGGTGGCCTTCTACAAGCAGCATCCCACCAAGCTGTACGGGAAGCCCGTCACCTTCTACCTGTCCCAGAGGCTCATGGTCATCGAG AAGTCCCACCGGGGTGCGGACCCAGCGGCGGACCGGCCCTCCAGGGACGTGGTCGGCCACGGCAGCAAGGTGGTGTTCTTCGCCAACCTGCCCAAAGACGACGAGCAGAAGAAGGAGCTGCTAACCATCGCCAGACGCTTCGGCACCGTGGACAAGCACCTGTTCCTCACTGACCAG GCGTTTGTCCAGCTGGGGACCATGGAGGACGCAGAGATGCTGGTCAAGTACTACAGCATGAACCCGCTCATCATCAAAGGACGGCTGATCCGCCTCAACATCTGCACCAAGTACAAAACCCTCAA TGTGAGCCACAGGCAGGAGGAGAAAGATGCTCCGAGTCGGAGGATCAGCCGGTCGGACGCCTCTAGGACCTCCAGGGAGACCTCCTCcaggagcagagaggagaagaagaagaaggacgACAAGGAGAAATCTGCAGCGGCGGAGAGCAAAGAAGAAGATccagcagagaagaagagaggcGAAGAAGAGGAGGGAGCAGGAGGAGTCTCAGATCAGGAGGAGGCAGACAGAGTAGAGCCTGAgaaggaagagcaggaggagcGACATCAGGAGGAG GATTCTAgtgatgatgacatcacagagggCGGGGCTAAGAAGTACGCTGGAGTTTCTGCAGAGGATCCAGAAACCAAAGAAGAAGAGAGCGCTGAAGTACCAGACGATGGAGAGGAGGTGAGCCGG TTCGACCAGAGCTTCCTGGAGAACATGGAGGACTTTGTGACCCTGGACGAGTTGGACGAAGACGACGGCGACGAGGGCGACGACGGCATCG ACAACACGAGGAAAGGA GGCATGAGGGTGGTCAACATCCTGGGCTTCAGGCGCGGCTACAACTACCGCAACGAGATGCTGGCGCTGGCCAAGCCGTTCGGGAAGGTGGTCAAAcatctggttctggatctgagACCCGAG gccTACATCCAGTTTGAGACGGAGGCAGAAGCCGTCAACATGGCTAAGTTCTACAACGGCAACGTGACGGCGACAGTTTGCGGCCGGCCTGTCAGGATCACTCACTCCCTGAGCTACCCCACCATCCAG TGCGGATCCGGCAGAGTCGTCTACATCGGCCAGATTCCCAACATTCGCTTCTCCGACGAGGAGATCCTGACGCTGGCCGAGCCGTACGGAAAGATCCGGAAGTACTTTCTGCACCGGATCAAGAGAGAG TGCTTCATAGAGATGGAGAAACCCgaagctgcagagaaaatggCCGAAGCCTGCAAAGGGAAGCAGCTCAAGTTCCACGGCAAGCGGCTGACCGTCTACGTGAGCCGCAAGTACAAGCAGCTGAAGCACGG CCATCAGTACCCGGCGCCGTCCAAGAGGGACAAGAGTCCGGAGCGGAGCGGCCGCGGCGCCGAGGAGCCGCCGGCCAAGAAGCAgaaacaggaggaagaggaggaccgcgaggaagaggaggaggaagaggaggagaaggaggccAAGGCCGGGGAgacggaggaggaagaggaggaggagcaggaggcggGGCCAAGCTGTGACATCACTGAAGGCGCCGCCGTGGAGAAAGactctgcagagaaacttcCAGAAAGTTCAGACGATACGAAACCAGAG GAGGAGATGGAGACGTCGACCAATCAGAACGGACAGACGGAGGCCCCGCCCCCTGCTGAGCCCGGCGTGGCGGCTCTCCCGCCCTACGACCCCGACACCCCCATGG GCGTGGAGCATGTGAAGATGGGATACTACTGCCgcctctgcttcctgttttactcCAACGAGGAAAAGGCCAAGAAGGCGCACTGCAGCAGCCAGGCGCACTACGACAAGCTGCAG